One Litorilinea aerophila genomic window carries:
- the fabD gene encoding ACP S-malonyltransferase, with product MTVEFPLIHQHLLGGERAVALLFPGQGSQFVGMVDDLVAAYPAAQAAMAEADEILGFALSELCRQGPEEVLTDTINAQPALLAASVAILRALESELEGLQAQAGSSGQPVFVAGHSLGEYTALVAAGSLTYADGLRLVRERGRLMKEAGEQTPGMMAAVLGLEEEAIAAICSEVQERTGGVVQVANDNCPGQVVISGDRTGMEAAMAALEAAGARRVVPLAVSVASHSPLMAPAAIALQEAIAATPITPPRVPLIANTTARPLSSPDEIRQELASQLTGSVRWTASMRFAVEAGVTDFVELGPGDVLTKLMRRIDSGARRHTVNTPEGVRAFVDWLRSPQNPK from the coding sequence ATGACGGTGGAATTCCCGTTGATTCATCAGCACCTCCTGGGGGGGGAGCGGGCCGTCGCCCTGCTCTTCCCCGGCCAGGGCAGTCAATTTGTGGGCATGGTGGATGACCTGGTGGCCGCCTATCCGGCGGCCCAGGCTGCCATGGCCGAAGCGGATGAAATCCTGGGCTTTGCCCTCAGCGAACTGTGCCGGCAGGGGCCAGAGGAGGTACTCACCGACACCATCAACGCCCAGCCGGCCCTCCTGGCTGCCAGCGTCGCCATCCTGCGGGCGCTGGAGTCGGAACTGGAAGGGCTGCAGGCCCAGGCAGGTAGCTCGGGGCAGCCTGTCTTTGTGGCCGGCCACAGCCTGGGGGAGTACACCGCCCTGGTGGCCGCCGGCAGTCTCACCTATGCCGACGGCCTGCGCCTGGTGCGGGAGCGGGGGCGCCTGATGAAGGAGGCCGGCGAACAGACGCCAGGCATGATGGCCGCTGTGCTGGGCCTGGAGGAAGAGGCCATCGCCGCCATCTGTAGTGAGGTGCAGGAGCGGACCGGCGGCGTGGTGCAGGTGGCCAACGACAACTGCCCGGGCCAGGTGGTGATCTCCGGCGACCGGACGGGGATGGAGGCCGCCATGGCCGCGCTGGAGGCCGCGGGCGCGCGCCGGGTTGTTCCCCTGGCCGTCAGCGTGGCCTCCCATAGCCCGCTGATGGCACCGGCCGCGATCGCCCTGCAGGAGGCCATCGCCGCTACCCCCATTACCCCGCCCCGGGTCCCCCTGATCGCCAACACCACGGCCCGGCCCCTCAGCTCCCCAGACGAGATCCGCCAGGAGCTGGCCAGCCAGTTGACCGGCAGCGTCCGTTGGACGGCATCCATGCGCTTTGCCGTGGAGGCCGGCGTCACCGACTTTGTGGAGCTGGGCCCAGGGGATGTGTTGACCAAGCTCATGCGGCGCATCGATAGCGGGGCACGCCGGCATACGGTCAATACGCCGGAAGGAGTGCGCGCCTTTGTCGACTGGCTGCGCAGCCCCCAGAACCCCAAATAA
- a CDS encoding YceD family protein, with protein MQFNVAQLLKEPTGSTRRYELVEDIRDIDPELELLGPLMGQVQLMRTHSGVLARGHLSTAVKVMCNRCLEPIAMAVRFDFEESFRPLTEVHTGRFILPQEFEGASEELEDEALLIDAHHILDISEVVRQNIWLALPMYPGCNWEGAGECPNWLNYQQDMRNVDVSLITEEEQEADTGSIDPRWAALLQLRSRLEDE; from the coding sequence ATGCAATTCAACGTTGCTCAACTGCTCAAGGAGCCCACTGGCTCGACCCGTCGTTACGAGTTGGTGGAGGACATCCGAGACATTGATCCGGAGTTGGAGCTGCTTGGCCCGTTGATGGGCCAGGTCCAGCTCATGCGCACCCACAGCGGTGTACTGGCCAGGGGACACCTGAGCACGGCCGTGAAGGTGATGTGCAACCGTTGCCTGGAACCCATTGCCATGGCGGTGCGCTTTGACTTCGAGGAGAGTTTCCGCCCGCTGACGGAAGTGCACACCGGCCGTTTTATCCTGCCCCAGGAGTTTGAAGGCGCGTCCGAAGAGCTGGAAGATGAGGCGCTGCTCATCGACGCCCACCACATTTTGGACATCTCCGAGGTGGTACGTCAGAATATCTGGCTGGCGCTGCCCATGTATCCAGGCTGTAACTGGGAAGGCGCGGGAGAATGCCCCAACTGGCTGAACTATCAGCAGGACATGCGCAACGTGGATGTCAGCCTGATCACAGAGGAAGAGCAGGAAGCCGATACAGGCAGCATCGATCCCCGTTGGGCGGCCCTGTTGCAGCTCCGCAGTCGGCTGGAAGACGAGTAA
- the rpmF gene encoding 50S ribosomal protein L32, translated as MGPLPKRKVSKGRRDRRRAHDAIGSPKLVECSNCHQMTMPHRVCPHCGYYKGRQVLDLADQV; from the coding sequence ATGGGTCCACTACCAAAACGAAAAGTGAGCAAGGGCCGGCGTGATCGTCGGCGTGCCCACGACGCCATCGGTTCGCCCAAGCTGGTGGAGTGCTCCAACTGCCACCAGATGACCATGCCGCACCGGGTCTGTCCCCACTGTGGCTACTACAAGGGGCGGCAGGTCCTGGATCTGGCGGATCAGGTCTGA